The Candidatus Poribacteria bacterium genomic sequence CACTCACGAACGCATGACGCAACTCTTTGAAAATGGCGCAATTAGTCAGCAATCCGTTGAAAGTGCGAAGACACAGTTAGACGTTGCCGTCGCTCAACATAAAATCGCTTCTGAACAACTGCAACTGATCGATAACGGTGCGCGGACTGAGGATATTCAAGCCATGGCGGCACAAGTTGAGCAGGCAGAAGCCTCCTTACGACTCGCAGAGACCCAGGCAGCCACGAAGACATGGGAGAAAGACATTGAACTTGCGCGTTCCCAAGTCGAAACCGCCCGGGCTGGACTCATCTCTGCGGAGGCTTTAAAGACTGCGAAAAGTTGGGAAGCCGAGATAACATCAGCGAAAACCGCACGCACGCAAGCCGAGGTTGCGCTGAAGCTTGCTCAAAAACGTCTGAATGACGCTACGATTCGCGCCCCGATTTCCGGTGTGATCTCCAGACGCTCCTTGGATTTAGGCGGTATGGCACTTCCTGCGACACCCCTTTTTGACATCGTTAATATTGATACCGTCAAAGCAACTATTGAGGTGATTGAAGTCCAGTTAAGCCAATTGGCACTCAATCAACAAGCCTCCATAGAGATTGATGGTATAGATGCCCAGATGTCCGGTAGTATTACTTTTATTAGTCCAACGCTAACACCGGCGCGTCGGACGGCTACGGTTGAAGTCGATATTGACAATCTGGACGGCACTCTTAAACCGGGAATGTTTGCCAAGGTGACCGTCCCGATCAAAGTGCATCCTGATACGATTCTCATCTCGCGTGCTGCGCTGATTGAGGATGTGACTGCCACCACGCAGAGCGTCTTCGTCATTGAGAATGGGGTCAGTCAGCGTCGTGTTGTGGTGATAGGTCTTTTGCGTGCCGGTGAAGCTGAAGTCCTGAGTGGGCTTATCGAAGGTGAAGCGGTTGTCACTGCTGGACAACATTCTCTGAAGGATGGAGAGAGCGTTCGGGTTGTCAACCTATAGATGGTTATATCCAAGTTATTCAATCCTCCCGTAGTGTCATTTATGGTGGATTTTAGAATTACTTGGCCATCCTGTTATGCTGCGAAATCTCTGGAATAATGAACTATTTTCCACTAAAATATGTCTTAAATCAAAAGGAGGATTGCTATGCGAATCACAATTCTTGTATGCGGAATTTTGCTGTGTGGCACCGTCGGGATAGTCTCCGCTGGTGTATGGACCGACCCCTTTGACGGTAACGAACTCGTTGAGGGATGGGAATTCCGCGATTATCGCGATGAAGTTACGACTTTTGAGGTTAAAGATGGCTTCCTACAAATGACCAATCCAAAGGGTGGTTGGGGACATACAACCCCTGATAAACCGATGCTTGAACGGGAAATTCCGAAAAGTGCCGCGAAAAACATAACGGTGAGTGGAATTTTTTCGACCGAACCCGATAAACCTGCCGACTCATGGATCGGTATTTTCCTCTACAGCGATGAAGACTTGAACTACGCCTGTCTGCTATTCGGTGGCGAAGCCAATCAGCCACAAAAGACACTTATCGGCAGCATGGTTCAAGGGGGTTGGCAAGATAAAGGACACTTCCAGACCGGGTTTGATGTCCCGCTTCATCTTAAGATCGTTAAAGAGGACGATCTGTTTTCAGGCTACTACCGCGAAAGTGAAAAAGATGACTGGACCCTCTCTGGGAATAAAACGTGGAATCACAAGTTTGATGTAGAGCGGGTCGGTATTGGGTTTATGAACAGTTGGGGCGGTCAAACAGTTACGTTCCTTGTAGACACACTCTCCATCGAAGGCGAAGGGATTGAACCTTTGGAAGTTGCTCCAAATGGCAAGTTAGCGACAACATGGAGCACCCTTAAAGCGAGTCGATAATCTTCGGTAGACTGCGTTTTCCTGTAGTCAGAAAAGGAAATCCGTCCAGGGCACTCACAGATTTAAAATGGGGTGGTGAACGCACTACCCCGATACCACTTCTTAATCAAGATCGTATCGTTTCAAAAGACAACGCTTAAAAGATAAGGAGAAATTCTACCGCCATGTCCATCCCCAAAATGTCCGTGAACAATCCCGTCTTGGCGAATATGTTAATGATTATCATCATCGCTTTCGGGGTGTATGCATGGATAAACCTACCCCGAGAACTGACCCCGGAAATCGCATTGCAGAGCGCGACTGTAACGACACTATATCCGGGGGCTTCGCCGGAAGAAGTTGAAAAGCTCGTCACTGCCCCTATTGAAGAGGCAATTGAGGAAAATGTCAGTAAAATCAATCTGCTATTCTCTAACTCTTCTGAAGGTAGATCCGTTATCTCCATCGATTTTGAAGAGCTGAGTGACCGAGATTTCGACAAGGAACTCGAAAACCTCCGCACGGCTGTAGAACAGGTGAACGAACTGCCAGAAGAGATTTTGGACGAACCGAAAGTTGAGGAGTTAGACGTTTCCTCCGGCTTCCCGATGCTAACGATTGCTGTAGGCGGGAAAATTTCGGAAACGCAGATGCGAGACATTGCCGAAAATCTCAAAGACGAAATCCTGGACATCAAAAACGTTGCGTCTGTCCGGATAGCGGGGCTTCGTGAACGGGAAATTTGGATTGAGGTGAACCCCGATCGGTTGAAAGCGTATCAGATTCCGATTGCGATGGTTATCACTGCAGTCGGTGCGAGCAACTTAAACCTGCCCGCTGGCACCATGGAACTTGGGAATACAGAATTCATGGTCCGGACGATGGGCGAATTCGCCAATCCAGAAACGATCGGTGAAACCATCATCGCCGTTCAACCGACAGGGACCCCGCTTCGTTTGAAGGATGTCGCGACTGTGTCGGATACCTACGAGAAGGCAAGAACCCTCTCCCGGATTAATGCGGAACCCTCTATCAGTCTAAGTGTTCAGAAAAAGACCGAGGGAAACACAATCGCGTTAGTCGCCCAACTCCGGGAATTGGTTGAAAAACGAAAAACAGACCTTCCTGAAGGTGCTGAATTGACAGCGGTGAACGACTATTCGGTTATTCTCAAGGAACGGTTGGGGATCCTTGAAACAAATGCGTTCTTCGGTTTGCTCCTCGTTGTGTTTATGCTCTTCCTTTTTATCGGTTGGCGGAATGCCGTATTCGCGGCACTCGGCATACCGGTCGCGTTCATGGCAACCTTCTGGTTCATGTCTGTGGGGGGCTACTCACTCAGCGGTGTTTCTCTGTTTGGATTGATTTTAGTCGTCGGGATTGTTGTTGACGATGCGATCGTCGTTATAGAGAACATCTACCGGCATATTGAAAGAGGCGAGCCTCCAAAAGTCGCTGCCATTCGCGGGGCAGAAGAGGTTGGATGGCCCGTCTTAGCCGCCAGTTTGACGACCATCTGCGCCTTTGGTCCGCTGATGTTTATGTCCGGTGTACCTGGACAGTTTATGCGAGTCGTTCCTATTATGGCGATTCTGGTATTGATTGCTTCTCTCTTTGAAGTATTCGTGATTTTACCGGCGCACGTTTCTGAGTGGGGAAAAGCGAGAACCCAGACAGGACGGAGCAGACTTGAGAACCTCCGGACCCGATCTCCGAATACCTTTGCCCTAAGTGCCTACATCACAGGATTTTTCGCATCGTTCGGTCTGTTTTTTGACTTTATCAGGAACCGATATATCCGAATCTTGAAAATAACGATTCGACATCGGTATGCTTTTGTAGGCAGTGTCTTCTTTATCGGCTTGATCGCGTGTGTCGGTGCATTCTTGGTCCTCGACAGGGAACTCTTCCCAGGCGAAGATTTCCCACAATTCTATGTCAAAGCCGAAATGCCGCCCTCTTATGGCATGCAAGAAACAACCGCTGTAGTCGCACAGATTGAAGAAGCCGCTAAAACACTTCCATCGAGTGAAGTTGCGGCAATCGTTAGCAATATCGGTTTACATACGCCGACTGGCGCTTTGATGGAAGGTGTCACGTATGGATCCAATTTCGGTGAGGTTATTGTTGAACTCACACCCAAACAGGAACGCACTCGCGGTGTAGATGACATCATCGCAGAACTGCGGACGAAAACCACAACCATTAGCGGAATTGAGGAACTGAATTTCATCACACAGGAAGGCGGTCCTCCACAAGGTGAGGATGTTGAAGTCAAGGTAAAGGGACCGAGATTTGAGCAACTGACGGCACTCGCAGATACCCTTAAAGCATCGCTCATGGAAATGGACGGTGTCTACGACATTCGAGATGACTTTCGCACGGGTAAATCCGAACTCCGTATCTATCTGAAACCGGAGAAGGCACATCAGTATGGGTTAACCACATTCCAAGTCGCGCAAACGGTGCGCACTGCGATTGAGGGTGCTAAAGCAACAACGTATCGTGAAGCAGACGAGGCGATTGATGTCATCGTCAAATACGAGGAAGATACACTTGGAAATCTTGCTGAACTGAATAACTTGTTGATTGCAACACCGACTGGGGCTATCGTCCCGCTCAAGGATGTCGCCGATATCACAGAGGAGAAAGGATACTCCGATATCCGTCGATTTGATGGTGAACGCTCGATTACAGTTTACGCTTCTGTAGATAGGGCAAAAACGACACCCTTCGATGCGAATCAGGCGCTCATCAGTAAATTTGCTGATGTCGAATCCCTGTATCCGGGATACCAACTCGATTTTCGCGGGCTTTTCGATGAGATTATAGAGTCCTTTTCCGAGTTGTGGAAATTGTTTATCGTCGGGCTGTTGTTAATCTATGTTGTGTTAGGTGCACAGTTCAAATCGTTTATCCAACCGATTGTCATTATGCTTGCTGTTCCGTTCGGAATGATAGGAGCGATGGTCGGGTTACTCCTTGCCAATGCGACGCTTAGCATGGTCGCGATGTTTGGGATCGTTGCTCTCTCCGGCATTGTCGTTAATGATTCAATTGTGCTTATCGACTTCATCAACAAATTCCGCGAACGCG encodes the following:
- a CDS encoding efflux RND transporter periplasmic adaptor subunit, producing the protein MKKVLIGILIVFAIAVVISLPRFLKPEKPEIQQAQTIVLKPVEVTKAARGEIRSELELSGTIQAESQISVFPKVAGRLVALNVDEGDSVKKGTSLAVVEHEELQLAVQQAEATLKAAETAHEQTKQLAEVRVNSQIAQAKAQFRAAEIALQQVVDLSEIRTVTQIEQAEAALESLVANLQKIKSGARDEDRRQAEAGLSRAEANLENAKSTHERMTQLFENGAISQQSVESAKTQLDVAVAQHKIASEQLQLIDNGARTEDIQAMAAQVEQAEASLRLAETQAATKTWEKDIELARSQVETARAGLISAEALKTAKSWEAEITSAKTARTQAEVALKLAQKRLNDATIRAPISGVISRRSLDLGGMALPATPLFDIVNIDTVKATIEVIEVQLSQLALNQQASIEIDGIDAQMSGSITFISPTLTPARRTATVEVDIDNLDGTLKPGMFAKVTVPIKVHPDTILISRAALIEDVTATTQSVFVIENGVSQRRVVVIGLLRAGEAEVLSGLIEGEAVVTAGQHSLKDGESVRVVNL
- a CDS encoding efflux RND transporter permease subunit; translated protein: MSIPKMSVNNPVLANMLMIIIIAFGVYAWINLPRELTPEIALQSATVTTLYPGASPEEVEKLVTAPIEEAIEENVSKINLLFSNSSEGRSVISIDFEELSDRDFDKELENLRTAVEQVNELPEEILDEPKVEELDVSSGFPMLTIAVGGKISETQMRDIAENLKDEILDIKNVASVRIAGLREREIWIEVNPDRLKAYQIPIAMVITAVGASNLNLPAGTMELGNTEFMVRTMGEFANPETIGETIIAVQPTGTPLRLKDVATVSDTYEKARTLSRINAEPSISLSVQKKTEGNTIALVAQLRELVEKRKTDLPEGAELTAVNDYSVILKERLGILETNAFFGLLLVVFMLFLFIGWRNAVFAALGIPVAFMATFWFMSVGGYSLSGVSLFGLILVVGIVVDDAIVVIENIYRHIERGEPPKVAAIRGAEEVGWPVLAASLTTICAFGPLMFMSGVPGQFMRVVPIMAILVLIASLFEVFVILPAHVSEWGKARTQTGRSRLENLRTRSPNTFALSAYITGFFASFGLFFDFIRNRYIRILKITIRHRYAFVGSVFFIGLIACVGAFLVLDRELFPGEDFPQFYVKAEMPPSYGMQETTAVVAQIEEAAKTLPSSEVAAIVSNIGLHTPTGALMEGVTYGSNFGEVIVELTPKQERTRGVDDIIAELRTKTTTISGIEELNFITQEGGPPQGEDVEVKVKGPRFEQLTALADTLKASLMEMDGVYDIRDDFRTGKSELRIYLKPEKAHQYGLTTFQVAQTVRTAIEGAKATTYREADEAIDVIVKYEEDTLGNLAELNNLLIATPTGAIVPLKDVADITEEKGYSDIRRFDGERSITVYASVDRAKTTPFDANQALISKFADVESLYPGYQLDFRGLFDEIIESFSELWKLFIVGLLLIYVVLGAQFKSFIQPIVIMLAVPFGMIGAMVGLLLANATLSMVAMFGIVALSGIVVNDSIVLIDFINKFRERGFNKWYAILKGGYVRLRPIVLTTVTTIIGLMPMAIGLGGKSPIWMPMAYTIIFGLALATTMTLFVMPALYAITTDIRGLVLKNPEERFRTVSEEDLLGVAVPADD